Below is a window of Terriglobia bacterium DNA.
GGCACCAGATTGTTTTAAACGCCGATCTGATTGAGTACATCGAAGAGACTCCGGACACGGTCATCACTCTGACCAACAACGACAAGGTGATCGTGAAAGACCATATGTCGGAGATCATCGACAAGGTGGTCCGCTATCGCCGGACTCTGGCGGGACTGGTGGATGCGGAATATG
It encodes the following:
- a CDS encoding flagellar FlbD family protein, with product MIQLTKINGHQIVLNADLIEYIEETPDTVITLTNNDKVIVKDHMSEIIDKVVRYRRTLAGLVDAEYARRLSRV